One Mya arenaria isolate MELC-2E11 chromosome 5, ASM2691426v1 genomic window carries:
- the LOC128234161 gene encoding uncharacterized protein LOC128234161 isoform X1 translates to MTFEEAERFNRTLALQRYKSLAILMYVLSVGLLVIGVTAVIKYPVSGVGTPYYGGCFIVGCLALIYALVCSYIAFKGADDTNNGTSKKEVVHAITCQFILSVCLFIGCLIGTIFAGFGGLRGKNEFDKETGYEDIVRALSGVTIAGCILTAGVNLFGMCTICNNGSHLGNNIKNQGAADVTFGTAATGYSTQTGGIEMGVIGTECGIITLHEQNRLLQEQVRLQQELLNQKQLGVHSPPPPNYPVGGVYDKSEHPFPSAPPSPSCPPPSYDSLK, encoded by the exons ATGACCTTTGAAG AGGCTGAGCGGTTCAACCGTACTTTGGCGCTGCAGAGATACAAAAGTTTAGCAATACTGATGTATGTGCTGTCAGTCGGACTGCTAGTCATTGGAGTAACTGCCGTTATCAAGTACCCGGTCAGCGGCGTCGGAACCCCATATTACGGCGGATGTTTTATCGTCGGCTGCTTg GCACTGATCTATGCATTGGTATGTTCGTACATCGCCTTCAAAGGCGCCGATGACACAAATAATGGAACCAgcaaaaaagaagtagtccATGCG atcACTTGTCAATTCATTTTGTCCGTGTGTCTATTCATTGGCTGTTTGATAGGCACAATTTTCGCCGGCTTTGGGGGGCTACGcggaaaaaatgaatttgataagGAAACTGGATATGAAGACATAGTAAGAGCACTATCTGGTGTGACTATAGCTGGCTGCATATTGACCGCAGGAGTAAACCTGTTTGGCATGTGCACTATATGTAATAACGGGAGCCATTTAggaaataacattaaaaatcaaGGTGCAGCAGACGTAACATTTGGGACAGCAGCGACAGGCTATTCAACACAAACTGGGGGTATAGAAATGGGCGTGATAGGTACGGAGTGCGGTATTATAACTCTGCATGAACAAAACAGATTACTACAAGAGCAAGTTCGACTCCAACAAGAGCTTCTAAACCAAAAACAGCTTGGGGTTCATTCCCCTCCCCCGCCTAACTATCCCGTGGGTGGTGTATATGACAAGTCAGAGCATCCGTTCCCATCGGCCCCTCCATCCCCCTCGTGTCCACCGCCGAGCTATGACTCACTGAAAtaa
- the LOC128234161 gene encoding uncharacterized protein LOC128234161 isoform X2: MYVLSVGLLVIGVTAVIKYPVSGVGTPYYGGCFIVGCLALIYALVCSYIAFKGADDTNNGTSKKEVVHAITCQFILSVCLFIGCLIGTIFAGFGGLRGKNEFDKETGYEDIVRALSGVTIAGCILTAGVNLFGMCTICNNGSHLGNNIKNQGAADVTFGTAATGYSTQTGGIEMGVIGTECGIITLHEQNRLLQEQVRLQQELLNQKQLGVHSPPPPNYPVGGVYDKSEHPFPSAPPSPSCPPPSYDSLK, encoded by the exons ATGTATGTGCTGTCAGTCGGACTGCTAGTCATTGGAGTAACTGCCGTTATCAAGTACCCGGTCAGCGGCGTCGGAACCCCATATTACGGCGGATGTTTTATCGTCGGCTGCTTg GCACTGATCTATGCATTGGTATGTTCGTACATCGCCTTCAAAGGCGCCGATGACACAAATAATGGAACCAgcaaaaaagaagtagtccATGCG atcACTTGTCAATTCATTTTGTCCGTGTGTCTATTCATTGGCTGTTTGATAGGCACAATTTTCGCCGGCTTTGGGGGGCTACGcggaaaaaatgaatttgataagGAAACTGGATATGAAGACATAGTAAGAGCACTATCTGGTGTGACTATAGCTGGCTGCATATTGACCGCAGGAGTAAACCTGTTTGGCATGTGCACTATATGTAATAACGGGAGCCATTTAggaaataacattaaaaatcaaGGTGCAGCAGACGTAACATTTGGGACAGCAGCGACAGGCTATTCAACACAAACTGGGGGTATAGAAATGGGCGTGATAGGTACGGAGTGCGGTATTATAACTCTGCATGAACAAAACAGATTACTACAAGAGCAAGTTCGACTCCAACAAGAGCTTCTAAACCAAAAACAGCTTGGGGTTCATTCCCCTCCCCCGCCTAACTATCCCGTGGGTGGTGTATATGACAAGTCAGAGCATCCGTTCCCATCGGCCCCTCCATCCCCCTCGTGTCCACCGCCGAGCTATGACTCACTGAAAtaa